The region TTTTATTTATCCGAATCATTTGTGTCTCTTGCAGTTGTTATGgtcacattgcatttcatatgACATAAACAATCGTCAGAACTAATAATTATATTTTGAATTGGTGAAGTTTTGTTATTATTTTATGACATTTTTTTAGGGTGAGTATGACTCAATATGGATAAGGAAATTGACCATTTACAATTATGACTTTAGGTACAAAAGGAAAAAGAAATTATTGAATAGGTTTCTTGAAGTGTGCACGGGgtaaatagatttttttttttgtaattttaatattttatgtAATAAATAAGTTATTGTGATAcactatttttattatttttattgtattcttttaacacttaataaataattttttaattattattttcaaactattataaatattttactttataaatatttaattaaaaaaaaattgctgcaaaattttaataaataaaatttgaagaaaTATCTTGGATAAAAATTCGGGATCTTACAACTTTCGAATGGATTTCTCAAACTAATATTTAGGTGTCGACAAGCTTATTGAAAAACACTATCAAACACTTTACAAGAAGATATGTCGACCTTCATCTTCTGAGCACTCTTTCTTCGCTTTACATCCCTGCTTTCCCTCTTCCGTCGAAATGACCCACTGTATCATCGGAATTCCTCTTCGACAAGTCAAACCAACATTCACGTCATCATGTCGAAATCCTGCCTAACAAGTGTTTATAAAGCTCTTTTAAACAATAGTTGTCAAATCTTTAAGTATTTAGTTGTTATGCAAGGCAATTTGGACTTTAGGCACAATGTAatgtttttttaattaattaataaataaatgTTCATGAAAAAGTCCACATGAATTATCATTTTCGACCTATTAAAAAGAATCCACAtgaattttaattaataaataaaaaatagtcTATCAGAATTACCAAGTCACTAATAAAAATAGTGCACACCGGAAGCTATGACAGGGAATCTTCATTTTACgaaggaaataaaagaaaatcTTTTACAGTGTAAAGCGATTCTCGCTTACATTAAAAGAGGTATTGTATATTTAACTctataatttatttatatttataacttaaaaaattaaattaaataataaatatctCGTATATGAATTATATCTTTTTATAATTATTTCTGCAAATAAACATGAAAACAACTATACAAAATaaagattatatatatatatatatatatatatatatatatatatatatatatatatatatatatatagagagagagagagagagagagagagagagagagaggtttAATACATATTTTAGtctattaatttaatttaatattccACTTTAATATCTTAACTAAAAAATATTATTAGTAAGTCCATTAACTTCCCTTCTGTTATCTTATTTGGTTTCTTCCGTTAATTTATGAAGAAGAAAAAACGTTAAATTCTGATGACTTGACGTTACAACAAGGTTATTTATACAACCTGAGTCAGCATAAACATATTAGTTAAAATTTGATACATTATTTTAACCTCCAAAAACAAAACCCCCATAGTTTAAATAGTATACCcttttttaatatatatatatatatatatatatatatatatatatatatatatatatatattatttattttattaatgaCATATTTGTCTTGTGTTTCTTTTTTTATGTTATTATGTTTTTTTATATATGAAATAGTAAACTATGATAATATGGGCACCGAACTCAAATACGACAACACGACTACCGGGAATAAATGATCAAAGATTTGTTAGATGACACTAATATCCCAAgaacctcacactaacgaatTTTGCCTCATGTGAATATTAGAAGATCTCAAACACCTTCGAAAAATAGTGAGAGACTTCGAAGGCAAGCGAATGCATTGAAGTGTGGAACCAGTGGACGTTACGATTAAGCGGGTCATTAAATTTCTATCCAATCGTTGTGTAATTCTATTTGATAGAataatattataatttatttattcttaaatattttatttaatattattttattattaaaataaataaaaaaaacaagacAACACGGTAGCCACTCCTTATAGTGCCTGCTCCTAGATGATACATGCATACGCCACATACAGTGACATGTCCTATATGCATGCACCATGCATGATGTTGTTTATGTACAAAAGTTATGTGCATGCGCAATTGGATTTGATTATTTCTCTTGTAGATgaattttttgttttgtttgaaacACAGTTTGATTTTTTTTCTCGAAATTATGattattttgaatttaaaaaaaacatgtttatttaaaaaaatcataaaatacaaattcaaataaacttttaaaaaatataattgCAACTTAAAATAAATACCGATATTTGTAATGTCTATTCAATTTAGTTTTTCAAAACGAAGAAAAGATGttcaaaataaaatttatattttaatttatttaattttttaaattatcaAAATGATTTTGAGGATTTAATCtgttcatttttttaaattgaTAGATTATTAATTTTTATCAAttttgactaacttttattaatTTTATAATTTATCTATCGATCTAATCAAATCAAATTGATAATCTCTTTGATTTTTATATCATCTAATTCGACCGATTGATTTTGTCAAATTTTTAAAATAGGAAAAATATGAAGTAAATAAAGTATCAAAATTACTGTAATATAGAGATGGGGCTAATTGCCCACTTTTTATAGTCAAAAGTTTGTTTTACAGAATTACAGTAACAGTTTTGTATTTTGGAGTAAGAAAATTTAAAAAACAAGCCACTCATACATTGATACACACAGCCCTAGAATAGAAGTTCCAATCGCAGAGTAATGTGTGGTTAATTGCAGACGAAAAAAACCATACAAAAAACAAGTTGCAGATGGATAAGCTTTAGAAACTTTCACTTTATATATTTGATTGAACCGAAAGTGgttaattaataataatataaagtACTAGTAGgttatattaaaataaataaataaaatcgTGAATAACAAGAATTGCAAATTTGCAATGCAATGACCCTACAGACTAAGTTCCAGTTTCGGTCCCCATGTCCCCAATCGTCGTCCTACATATTGCTGCGTCAGCTACTATCCATTCGCCACATATTTATCCCTACCTTTAATATACACTAAAACTATAATACACATTTGAAATTTTAGTAACAATAATCTTAAATAGATAAAAAGGAAAACTACATCAACAACATTTATTCAAAAGTTCTCcataaaaataagataaaatatTATTATTTCATGTTCCTTTTTATTTACTTTTTCTTTTAAgttatatattatttttaataaatatattttttaaataatatatcatttatattattaataaaatattaattattttataataCTTCTTATCCTCTATTACTTTAATTTTATaatttcataatttattttttcatattatcataaaaatatttaaatataaCAAATTATAAAAAAAGTTCAAACAAAAATTAACATATCTAATTTGTAGAGAAATACTTGTCCAAACCCATATTATTAAAAACATtcaataaaaattaaatttatttaaaatataatttttttttaaattggaTTCGTTGTGATTAGGAGGTAGAGAAGGTGCAAATGATGATTTTCTATCTCCACCCGATCCTTCAATATTTTCTCCATCCCCATCCCTGATCCCCATCAAAGAGGAATATTATTCTCTATCATCATCTCCACATAGAATCGGAGATCCATAAAGATTAAATCTTAAAAAATATATATCCTTTTCGATCAAAGCTATGACATTAGAAtttctttattattattattatttaaaaaatatatatttttatctttatttaaaaataaaaataaaaacatattttgagtcaataacaaaaaaaaaacatttgCACTTACAAAAACATAATCActaatttaataatttaataaaaaataagTTGTTAATTAAAATATAGAAATACAATTACCATAAACACAATCAACAAAGAAAATGGTTGTTGTTATAATGATAAGACCAGAGGAGATGATGTATGGATGAGacaaaaagaattgaaaaaaaagaaGATGATATCATATCTAATATTTAATAAATGCATTTTTTTAGGATTGAGTACTTGGATAGTGAAAAATgaaacaagaaaataaaatgatCCATAATATattgatttttttataaaaaatatgcaaattatataattatatattatataatattaAAAAGTTAATTAATATGATTGGAGTCTAGGGAATCTGAAAGACGGAAAATAACTTCTTATTAATGAAAATCCCCGATTTCAAAAGTTTTAGATAGATAATCACCACGAGGATATCGTTAATGTGATATGACagatataatttttttttaattaataaaaaaattatgattGATTATATGGATAATTACATGGTATAGTTGTTTGAATTAATTTTTTCCCCTAATTTGTATGCAATTGAAGAAAAACATACATATAATTTAAAACCAATAAAATATTATATCTATATGAAAAGAATAATAATTTTCTATTATTGGTAAGActattatttaataatatattcTATGTTTTTGATTTACTTTGTTGCTCTTGGAACTGATGTTTTTATTGTTCTGCTTCCTCTGCCATTCATAAAACTCTGTCCAAAACCGAAACCACCGCTTCACTCTTTTTATCTTTTCCCAATCTTATCCAAATTCTGAAACATTcactttcttcttcttcttcttcttcttcttcttcttcgtttTTCTTTCACCGACCAACCAAAGAACCTCTAGTTTCTCTTTTGTTTCTGCATCAAAATGAAACTAATCTTGAACCAAACTATTCAATCTTCATCGCTTTTCTGTATTCAAATATAGATTCTTTTTGACTTATCACTCTATCCCTTTCAATCCCATTTTCATAACAATCTCTTGATTTACTCAATTGTTCTTCCCGTGTTGTTGTTTCTTACAAGATAGTGTAAAAGACTGTTACTTTTTCATAGGGTTGATCAGAGATGGTGTCTGCTAATGACCCAGTTGAGTCTTTCTTCAATTCCATTCAAGTTATGAAGGAATCGCTGTCGCCACTTGAAGTGGGTTTTCGAAAGGCGGCCAAGGATTTTGAGCATTGTTTTGCAGGTGCAAAGAACAGTAGGGATGGTGTTTGTTTAATTGCTCAAGTGAGAGATGATGGTGATTTTCAGATCTGTGATGTTAAGAAGAAAAAAGGGTTGTCTATGAAGGTTCCTGTGAAGGCTTTTTTGGGTATGTTTTCACAGAATTCGGGGAATGTAAATAAAACTCATGTTGTTAAGGAAAATGATTCTTCTTGCACCAATTGCTTGCAGTTTTCTGTGACTTGGTCTTTGTTGGTTAATGGGTTTATTCAGTCTTTGCCGATTCCTTTTAAAAATGGGAAGAAGAGGTTGCAGAAAGTGTGTGATGAGGATACTAATAAGGAAAAGTATTCATGCATGAAGCAAACTTTTTCATCATGTGAAGGGAAGCATAATGAGTCTAAGGGTCAATTTGTTAGAACAGTTAAGGAAAAGGTTGTGAAGAGGAAAGATGAAAAACATGTTTCGCTTGAATGTCTTATAGGTTTTATCTTTGATCAGCTATCTCATACACTACAGAGTCTTGAACATGGAATGAATGGAATGCAAGAGAAAAATGAAGTTGGGTGTGGAAAAACTTTGTTGCATTCTGCTCCTTTTGATCATGTGAATGCATTCACTAGCTTCTTGGAAGGGCACAAGGTGAATGTGAATGGTTTCTTAGGGAATTTGAATTTTGCAAAGGTGGGTGGTGTGCCAACAAGTGCAGCTGGAGAAGAAATCACTACACAAAATGAAATGGGAGAGGTCGGTAATGATGAAAATAAGGAAGAAAATGTGGGTATTTTGGCGCAGAAGGTTGCCTCGAACATATTCAGCATTCCTTTAACAAATGTAGAGCGTCTAAAGACTACACTTTCCACGGTTTCGTTGACAGAATTGATTGAACTGCTACCGCAGCTTGGGAAAACATCGAAAGACCATCCTGATAAGAAGAAGCTATTCTCTGTACAAGATTTCTTTAGATACACAGAGTCGGAAGGTTTGACATCTTACATATGATAGCAATAAGTTTTTAATTTTTGCTTGCAACTTGGGTTATTGTTTAGTAGTATAACATAGAACCCTTCGATTATGGTAGAATATTATTACTATTTAAAATTGTGGATAGGAATAGGAATAGGATGTGGAACTATCATATAGTATGAAGCTGAATGCCGGGTAGTAAAAAGTCAATTAGAAAATAAGATTAGTGTTGGAAAGATGGTAGTTTTCTATGATATGTTAGTGGACATACAAGCAAAGATAAAGTTAGGAATGAAACCTATTCAAGGTGATATAATATAATCTCATATTCTTAGGTGGTATGGAGTTTGGACATGTGTGGAGAAGACCGACAAAAACACTGGTAAGAAACAAAAGATTGGCTAAGGAATAGTTAATTAGTTAGCTATAGCGGAAAATCAAGAAAAACTATTAGTCAAATTGTTGAAAAAGATTTGGAGTTAAATGGTCTATCATTAGATATAATTCATGATAGGATATTATGGCGTTATTTGACAGACATGGCGAACCCTCTATAGTGGGAAGAGACTTCATTTTCGTTTTCAGAAGTTCAACAAGACGCCCAACAGGGTAAGATCTTTTGAAATACCAATCCAATGAGCCAGGCTGGAATCTGTATATGCACATTTTATAGTTTTAAAGGATCTAATGTATGACATATGATAATATGAGTATTAGCTAATAATTGATGTTATTTATTGAGGGCTTAAAAATAATGAGTTAATATTAATAAGGTTAGTTTAATGAATCTTCTTAATTCAGGGTTCTATTGCCCTGAGAACATAATTTTGTTTTGTAGAATGTGGTTTGGAAATGTCAATGAGCAACCAGAAAAGTTTAGTCATTCTTGGACACTGGATCTGCCTCTTAAAATTAAGTAGGATATTTAAGGGGTGAGAGAAATAATAGTATATTTTGCCCATTCATGTATAAGGAAGACAGAAGTTAAAGTGGCCTTTTCCCAATCTTTGGAGGAGGCTGTGTCCTTTGCTAGAACTTGAAACTGCCAGATTGCAAAAAAGAATCTTATTATTAGATATGAATATGATACCTTCATGGCATCTTGACAGGATCCCAAGTAGTGTTATCAAATTTCCCTGCCATACCCGCTATGGCGGATTTACATGGTGGTTTTTGGGCTCGCCGCAATGGTAACTATCGGCTGCTATTGCGGGTTTTTCCGCCATAATCCGCAATAGCGGCGCCGTAAAGCAGCCGGTATGGCGGGATTTTGCCTCTTTGCCATGGACCGCCATCCGCCATCGACAACACTTCCCAAGATAGGATCCCAAATTGGGAACCTATCACATCTCATCATGTACTACCATCTTATGAGCACATATTGAAGTCAATGTAGGACTCGAGCTTTTGTGTCTTCTTTATTGCATCTTTTCACATATCATATTTCCATATCTATGATAATGGCATGTTGACCATGAGCCTCCAATTTTTATAAGATGGTGATATGGAGATGTGTAAGTAATGGGTAGATGTTTTGTTACTTTACTATCTGTTGTGTATATTATTGACCTCTATAAATATATCTTGATTTTGTATCATTGAAAATATTCATAAAAGGTGACTCATTCCTATGAAAAGACAAAAATGAGATCAAAATAAATAGAGAAACTAATAAACACAAGACAAAAGAAGTGGATTTCCCTGCCATGGCTTAATACTAAATCATCAAATGACTCCATGGTCCATACTAATGTTTTTGTTGGTCTTGACAGTTTTCAAACCAATTCTTGATGTTTTAAGTGTgattttttttgtgtgttttagCTAGCAGACATTTCAAGTAGAAAAAGAACAAAGGAAACAAAAGAAAACATATTATTATTACAATTATTGATTTATGGATTAGTGTCTGGGAATTATGGCACCCAATCTCTGTGTGACCAAATTTGCAATTAGTAATTAGCAATCATTTTTTACTAATCAACCAAAAAATCTTCAATCTTTTTTGTGATATTTGCAATTGGTATTGCAGTTTTAATCTTTTAGCCTTTTTGCATCCTGGTCTCTTCCTACCTACTCGGAATTTATGTTATACATGATATTAGTTGTAAGGTATATTTTTGCTGATCTGTTTCTGATTCCCCGTTTATTTGTTGTGTATATTTTTATTTGTTGTCAGGAATGACACGTTGACACTTCTTTTTCATTTGCATTATCATACAGGGAGGAGGTTCTTTGAGGAGTTGGATAGAGATGGTGATGGCCAAGTAACTTTAGAAGATCTAGAAATTGCAGTGAGAAGGAGAAAGCTTCCACGAAGATATGCTAAAGAATTCATGAGCCGTACTAGAAGTCACTTATTTTCTAGGTCTTTTGGCTGGAAGCAATTCTTATCATTCATGGAACAAAAGGAGCCAACAATTCTTCGTGCATACACTTCCTTGTGTTTAACCAAGTCAGGGAcattgaagaaaagtgaaatatTGGAGTCACTAAAGAATTCAGGACTGCCTGCAAACGAAGACAATGCTGTTGCGATGATGCGATTTCTAAATGCAGACACAGAGGAATCTATTTCATATGGACATTTCCGCAATTTCATGCTTCTGCTTCCCTCAGATCGTCTTCAAGAGGATCCTAGGTAAAACTAAGAGGAATATTATCATGTCATTGTTTTTTGTCTGATCATGTTCAATACAAATGAAATTATTGAACATGATTATATTATGAAGATGTGTTACTGTCAGTACTTTAGTTAATTTCCGTATCGGCTCAACTTCCACCACCAGCAATGATTAAGATTCGTCCTTCACTGTGATATTGATAACTGTTTTTGTTATGATTAAACATTCAGGAGTATTTGGTTTGAAGCTGCAACTGTAGTTGCTGTTCCACCATCCGTCGAAATTCCTGCTGGAAGTGTTCTAAGATCTGCATTGGCAGGCGGCCTTTCTTGTGCCCTGTCTTGTGCATTATTGCATCCTGTTGATTCAATCAAGGTATTATTTAGTTAAACTTAATGATTTCTGTAGTTACCGCATCATGATCATGATTTTTACCTCATCATTCTCTTATTTGCTGTGTTATGTTAGACTCGAGTACAAGCATCAACCATGTCCTTCCCTGAAATAATTGCTAAGCTGCCAGAGATTGGGACACGTGGTTTATACAGGGGTTCAATACCTGCAATTCTTGGACAGTTTTCAAGGTTGCTTATTAAATCTCTCTGCTACTTTCTTTTATCTTGAGAATATGAGCTTCAGTAGTACTTTATCCTCTCAATTGTTGAGTAGTGCCATTTTGCTTTGAATCTCATTCTAGCTTTTGTAAATGTAGCCACGGCCTGCGAACTGGGATATTTGAAGCAAGTAAGTTGCTGTTGATAA is a window of Lathyrus oleraceus cultivar Zhongwan6 chromosome 6, CAAS_Psat_ZW6_1.0, whole genome shotgun sequence DNA encoding:
- the LOC127090980 gene encoding uncharacterized protein LOC127090980, yielding MVSANDPVESFFNSIQVMKESLSPLEVGFRKAAKDFEHCFAGAKNSRDGVCLIAQVRDDGDFQICDVKKKKGLSMKVPVKAFLGMFSQNSGNVNKTHVVKENDSSCTNCLQFSVTWSLLVNGFIQSLPIPFKNGKKRLQKVCDEDTNKEKYSCMKQTFSSCEGKHNESKGQFVRTVKEKVVKRKDEKHVSLECLIGFIFDQLSHTLQSLEHGMNGMQEKNEVGCGKTLLHSAPFDHVNAFTSFLEGHKVNVNGFLGNLNFAKVGGVPTSAAGEEITTQNEMGEVGNDENKEENVGILAQKVASNIFSIPLTNVERLKTTLSTVSLTELIELLPQLGKTSKDHPDKKKLFSVQDFFRYTESEGRRFFEELDRDGDGQVTLEDLEIAVRRRKLPRRYAKEFMSRTRSHLFSRSFGWKQFLSFMEQKEPTILRAYTSLCLTKSGTLKKSEILESLKNSGLPANEDNAVAMMRFLNADTEESISYGHFRNFMLLLPSDRLQEDPRSIWFEAATVVAVPPSVEIPAGSVLRSALAGGLSCALSCALLHPVDSIKTRVQASTMSFPEIIAKLPEIGTRGLYRGSIPAILGQFSSHGLRTGIFEASKLLLINVAPNLHELQVQSIASFCSTFLGTAVRIPCEVLKQRLQAGIFNNVGEALVGTWQQDGLKGFFRGTGATLCREVPFYVAGMGLYAESKKGVQKLLGRELEAWETIAVGALSGGLAAVVTTPFDVMKTRMMTAQGQSLSMTIVAITILRHEGPLGLFKGAVPRFFWIAPLGAMNFAGYELARKAMNKNEEAKTGNLE